A part of Methanothermobacter thermautotrophicus genomic DNA contains:
- a CDS encoding NAD(P)-dependent oxidoreductase, translating to METQRILVTGGAGFIGTNLVNELRNRGHEVLAVDLMHTEREDYMRADVREYRQVERIFEEDKFDYVYHLAAEYGRWNGEDYYENLWKTNVIGTKHMLRMQEKLGFRMIFFSSAEVYGDYSGVMSEDVMVKNPISDTYQMNDYAITKWAGELMCMNSAEMFGTETVRVRPVNCYGPHEKYSPYKGFIPIFIYHALHRKPYTVYKGHKRIIDYVEDSVRTFANIVDNFIPGEVYNVGGRTEWEHDIKEYSDMVLEAVGIDDSIVTYRESEPFTTKVKTMDFSKAIRDLKHDPQVPPEEGIRRTVEWMKWYYRIED from the coding sequence ATGGAAACTCAGAGAATACTCGTAACCGGCGGCGCCGGATTCATAGGCACAAACCTTGTCAATGAACTCAGGAACAGGGGCCATGAGGTCCTCGCGGTTGACCTCATGCACACAGAACGCGAGGACTACATGAGGGCCGATGTCAGGGAGTACAGGCAGGTTGAGAGGATCTTTGAGGAAGACAAATTCGACTACGTATACCACCTCGCCGCAGAGTACGGGAGATGGAACGGTGAGGACTACTATGAGAACCTCTGGAAGACCAACGTGATAGGTACAAAGCACATGCTGAGGATGCAGGAGAAGCTTGGCTTCAGGATGATATTCTTCTCCTCAGCTGAGGTCTACGGGGACTACAGTGGAGTGATGAGTGAGGACGTCATGGTCAAAAACCCCATAAGCGACACCTACCAGATGAACGACTACGCCATAACCAAGTGGGCCGGTGAACTCATGTGCATGAACTCGGCGGAGATGTTCGGCACAGAGACAGTCCGTGTGAGGCCAGTGAACTGCTACGGCCCCCACGAGAAGTACTCACCCTACAAGGGCTTCATACCCATATTCATCTACCATGCACTCCACAGGAAGCCCTACACAGTCTATAAGGGCCATAAGAGGATAATAGACTATGTGGAGGACTCTGTGAGGACCTTCGCCAATATCGTCGATAACTTCATCCCCGGGGAGGTCTACAATGTCGGCGGACGGACCGAGTGGGAGCATGACATCAAGGAGTACTCCGACATGGTCCTTGAGGCCGTGGGGATAGATGATTCAATAGTCACCTACAGAGAGTCCGAGCCCTTCACCACAAAGGTGAAGACCATGGACTTCTCAAAGGCCATAAGGGACCTCAAACACGACCCCCAGGTGCCCCCAGAGGAGGGTATCAGGCGTACAGTGGAATGGATGAAGTGGTACTACAGGATAGAGGACTGA
- a CDS encoding glycosyltransferase family 4 protein, with translation MKILSVIIGTPTEDSALWFRIKKQAEILSSLGHEVELRFYGFYSRHKLSFEPPFMYSLMRVSPLNVHLKHFINTSRDEYDLLFCNLAPAAFVSSLSRIRGIPIILDNHGDLTSERELYEGGLLKKIYYNIISSLTLKASSRVICVSRSMMKDLRERGVPEKKLYCVTNATDLDLFRPLNEDEANRMKKDLGLEDRLTFGYIGADSKWQGVDKLIETGEAVDYRDIFFLYVGFSENMERSHNALYIPKVPFDRVKYYYGACDVLVLPRPSHKSAEVAAPTKFAEYAAMGKPILTTDVGDAAALVRKYKCGIVIDDNSPENLLKGIKEFRSLPEDELLRMGKNARKMAEKEFSMEKMREDMKRVMESLKF, from the coding sequence ATGAAAATTTTAAGTGTTATCATCGGAACACCTACTGAAGATTCCGCTTTATGGTTCAGAATAAAAAAGCAGGCAGAAATTCTGTCTTCACTGGGGCATGAAGTTGAACTACGTTTTTATGGTTTTTATAGCAGACATAAGCTTTCCTTTGAACCACCCTTCATGTACTCGCTGATGAGGGTCTCTCCCCTGAACGTTCATCTCAAGCATTTTATTAATACTTCGAGGGATGAATATGATTTATTGTTCTGTAACCTGGCACCGGCAGCATTCGTATCATCATTATCCAGGATAAGGGGGATTCCTATTATACTGGACAACCATGGGGATCTAACAAGTGAAAGGGAGTTATATGAGGGGGGTTTGCTGAAAAAGATTTACTACAATATAATTTCTTCCTTAACCCTTAAAGCATCCAGCAGGGTGATCTGTGTCTCCAGGTCGATGATGAAGGATTTGAGGGAGAGGGGGGTCCCGGAAAAAAAGTTGTACTGTGTAACCAATGCCACGGATCTGGATCTCTTCAGGCCCCTCAATGAAGATGAAGCAAATAGGATGAAAAAAGATCTGGGATTAGAGGACAGATTAACCTTCGGATACATAGGCGCTGATAGTAAATGGCAGGGTGTTGATAAACTCATTGAAACAGGCGAGGCTGTTGATTACAGGGACATCTTCTTCCTATACGTGGGATTTTCAGAAAACATGGAAAGGTCCCATAATGCATTGTATATACCCAAGGTCCCCTTTGACAGGGTTAAATATTATTATGGTGCCTGTGATGTCCTGGTCCTCCCCAGACCATCACATAAATCCGCTGAAGTCGCTGCACCCACCAAATTCGCTGAATACGCAGCCATGGGCAAACCCATACTGACAACAGATGTGGGGGATGCAGCTGCCCTGGTCAGAAAATATAAATGCGGAATCGTCATCGATGACAACAGCCCTGAAAACCTCTTAAAGGGGATAAAAGAATTCAGGTCCCTCCCTGAGGATGAACTCCTGAGGATGGGTAAAAACGCCAGGAAAATGGCTGAAAAGGAATTCAGCATGGAAAAGATGAGAGAGGACATGAAAAGGGTAATGGAATCCTTAAAGTTCTAA
- a CDS encoding polysaccharide pyruvyl transferase family protein, whose translation MDVLVIGYYGWNNTGDDAMLYSLLDGLREEFRDSRFNVTAASEPFLPEGVDVETVQPGISPQLFLAFLRSSMVILGGGTHFFDYGRSYPRLMRLAQIFLMTLFARLTRKRVYFMGIGIERPSHWWSRFLIKNTCRMAHRIIVRDSDSMRVLSEMGVDGRAELSQDLSFFLKYEKHEKRRGLLGISAMPYFRIYEGDEGKDELLVKGFADAIRRWLSLDEENSAKLFIFNGMPPHDDRSISLRIAEDVGDDRVEVEEYSPDPRQTLGAVASCEAFVAMKFHAALFAYLNDLPTVIVEYAAKNRALVEDAGFRGKSLIDLDGVCNGELAGMVEDLYRDPESYMAEKKASEIRRSFPSLEDDGEDC comes from the coding sequence ATGGATGTGCTTGTAATAGGATACTATGGCTGGAATAATACAGGGGATGATGCGATGCTGTACTCGCTCCTTGATGGCCTCAGGGAGGAATTCAGGGACTCCAGATTCAATGTGACAGCGGCATCAGAACCATTCCTCCCAGAGGGTGTTGATGTGGAAACCGTCCAGCCTGGCATCTCACCCCAACTTTTCCTGGCGTTTCTGAGGTCATCCATGGTTATACTGGGGGGAGGGACCCACTTTTTTGATTATGGGAGAAGCTACCCAAGACTGATGAGGCTGGCCCAGATATTTCTCATGACGCTCTTTGCAAGATTAACACGAAAAAGGGTATACTTCATGGGGATTGGTATTGAGAGACCATCCCACTGGTGGAGCAGGTTCCTAATCAAGAACACCTGCAGAATGGCCCACCGGATAATCGTAAGGGACTCAGATTCCATGAGGGTGCTCTCTGAGATGGGAGTGGATGGGCGGGCTGAACTCTCTCAGGATCTATCATTCTTCCTTAAATATGAGAAACATGAAAAAAGGAGGGGATTGCTTGGCATCTCAGCCATGCCCTACTTCAGAATATACGAGGGAGATGAGGGAAAGGATGAACTTCTCGTGAAGGGATTTGCCGATGCAATACGCAGGTGGCTCTCCCTGGATGAGGAGAACAGCGCCAAACTCTTTATATTCAATGGTATGCCGCCCCATGATGATAGGAGTATATCATTAAGGATAGCTGAGGATGTGGGGGATGACAGGGTTGAAGTGGAGGAATACAGCCCTGATCCACGCCAGACCCTCGGTGCTGTGGCATCATGTGAGGCATTCGTGGCAATGAAGTTCCATGCAGCCCTCTTCGCCTATCTTAATGATCTGCCTACAGTCATAGTTGAATATGCAGCTAAGAACAGAGCCCTCGTGGAGGATGCAGGATTCAGGGGGAAGTCCCTCATTGACCTGGACGGCGTTTGCAACGGAGAACTCGCTGGCATGGTCGAGGACCTTTACAGGGACCCTGAGAGTTACATGGCAGAGAAGAAAGCGTCAGAGATCAGGAGGAGTTTTCCTTCATTGGAGGATGATGGTGAAGACTGTTGA
- a CDS encoding NAD-dependent epimerase/dehydratase family protein gives MGEFRAYDGKCVLVTGGAGCVGSNLTGRLAEAGAHVIILDNLSSSYEWNIPEYENIEFVKGDILDDEVLKRVFKERPEYVFHLAAHFANQNSVDNPEKDLLVNGLGILKVLEYAQLVGVERFVYSSSGCGVYGLDSRIPFEEHDISISLHTPYQVTKLLGELYTNYFHNLYEMPIVNARFFNVFGPGEVPGKYRNVIPNFFYWAMNQQPLPITGDGSETRDWTFVEDIVRGLMAMGVRKEAIGEAINLGSGTEHQVIEMASIINELTGNPAGVVYRPRRDWDAKTRLLSSIDKARRLLDYEPQVSFREGLERTHRWFTDNWELIRKSAEF, from the coding sequence ATGGGTGAATTCAGGGCATATGATGGTAAATGTGTTCTTGTAACAGGTGGAGCTGGATGTGTTGGAAGCAATCTCACAGGGAGGCTTGCAGAGGCAGGGGCCCACGTCATAATACTGGATAACCTCTCATCAAGTTATGAATGGAACATCCCGGAATATGAGAACATAGAATTCGTTAAGGGCGACATACTCGACGATGAGGTCCTTAAACGTGTATTCAAGGAGAGGCCCGAGTACGTCTTCCACCTCGCAGCCCACTTCGCAAACCAGAACAGTGTTGACAACCCTGAGAAGGACCTCCTGGTTAACGGGCTGGGCATACTGAAGGTCCTTGAATATGCGCAGCTTGTGGGTGTTGAGCGCTTCGTCTACTCCTCATCAGGGTGCGGTGTCTACGGCCTGGACTCAAGGATACCCTTTGAGGAACATGACATCTCAATATCACTGCACACCCCCTACCAGGTCACCAAGCTCCTGGGCGAACTCTACACCAACTACTTCCACAACCTCTACGAGATGCCCATCGTCAATGCAAGGTTCTTCAACGTCTTCGGGCCAGGTGAGGTCCCAGGGAAGTACCGTAACGTCATCCCAAACTTCTTCTACTGGGCCATGAACCAGCAGCCATTACCAATAACAGGGGACGGCTCAGAGACAAGGGACTGGACCTTCGTGGAGGACATAGTCAGGGGGCTCATGGCCATGGGTGTCAGGAAGGAGGCCATAGGCGAGGCCATAAACCTTGGCTCAGGGACCGAACACCAGGTCATCGAGATGGCGAGCATCATAAACGAGCTCACAGGAAACCCTGCAGGTGTGGTATACAGGCCAAGGAGGGACTGGGACGCCAAGACAAGGCTCCTGTCATCAATAGATAAGGCCAGAAGACTCCTTGACTACGAGCCACAGGTATCCTTCAGGGAGGGACTTGAGAGGACCCACAGGTGGTTCACCGATAACTGGGAACTCATAAGGAAGAGCGCAGAGTTCTAA
- a CDS encoding glycosyltransferase family 39 protein produces MISNSKRRNRIIITVLSAFTLLIALKLFQIQSDIGIYYWDIFLYVNNAMKMAHLGPGDALYLPPFFPAVLALLFRLGFTGETAVFAAAAAFYVAGVLGMYLLLRLRFSEMESLAGSISFASFTLILSWAATGALDVPAISLSIWAVYLALLARRHDSRFYYLAFPVAMAAFLTRYTSGLMLLPLAVIILTDPSLRSKLPDIGRGIGLGVLLYLPFGYFFYRNIGTPLPITKQVSSTVTGSATSINPGYSTDSLYYLKHLPEYISAMPSHDYLRVLNPSLSGPTPVAFIVLALIAAGLMAIIWRNRDLISTDNIRGKIIFLILSLALIFTFGRTSFALSEALLLLWALSILWIRGESDNIEMNLAVAVWFLAYLYMHSFHPVKVDRYLITGLPPLAYAISLSVNQLSASIRFRRASAVLSLAVTILMVFSAVSYTAGMPHEYGIVKGEKEAAAWLMNHDPSYRERVIASDRGPAFTWYLGEYVFTRRIQPQRRELSLRYFYELNPDYYIFWTGKTELPEGYRVIYSRDGVSIARKIR; encoded by the coding sequence TTGATTTCAAACAGTAAAAGAAGGAACAGGATAATCATAACGGTTTTATCTGCATTTACATTACTGATTGCCCTGAAATTATTCCAGATACAGTCAGATATAGGGATCTACTACTGGGACATCTTCCTCTATGTTAACAATGCCATGAAGATGGCCCATCTCGGACCAGGGGACGCCCTGTACCTTCCGCCATTCTTCCCGGCGGTACTGGCCCTCCTCTTCAGGCTGGGCTTCACAGGCGAAACAGCGGTATTTGCAGCGGCTGCAGCCTTCTATGTTGCAGGTGTCCTTGGAATGTACCTGCTCCTCCGCCTCAGATTCAGTGAAATGGAGAGCCTTGCAGGTTCCATATCCTTCGCCTCCTTTACTCTGATCCTTTCATGGGCAGCCACAGGGGCACTGGATGTGCCGGCCATCTCCCTCTCTATATGGGCGGTTTACCTTGCACTCCTTGCAAGGAGGCATGACAGCAGATTCTACTACCTCGCATTTCCGGTTGCAATGGCAGCATTCCTTACCAGGTACACCTCAGGCCTCATGCTGCTTCCACTCGCAGTCATAATACTAACCGACCCATCACTCAGGTCAAAGCTACCAGACATAGGCAGGGGAATTGGGCTGGGGGTCCTCCTTTATCTTCCCTTCGGTTACTTCTTCTACAGGAACATCGGAACACCTCTGCCCATCACAAAACAGGTTTCATCCACGGTGACAGGTTCAGCCACATCAATAAACCCTGGCTACAGCACCGACAGCCTTTACTACCTCAAGCACCTCCCGGAGTACATCTCGGCCATGCCATCCCACGATTACCTCAGGGTGCTGAACCCATCACTTTCAGGACCCACCCCCGTAGCCTTCATTGTATTGGCCCTGATAGCAGCAGGTTTAATGGCAATCATATGGAGGAACAGGGACCTGATATCAACCGATAACATCAGGGGGAAGATAATATTCCTTATACTATCCCTGGCACTCATATTCACCTTTGGGAGAACATCATTTGCACTGAGCGAGGCCCTCCTACTCCTCTGGGCGCTTTCAATCCTCTGGATAAGGGGGGAGTCTGATAACATTGAGATGAACCTTGCCGTGGCGGTCTGGTTCCTGGCCTACCTCTACATGCACAGCTTCCACCCTGTAAAGGTTGACAGGTACCTCATAACAGGACTTCCACCCCTTGCCTACGCCATATCCCTTTCAGTGAACCAGTTGTCTGCTTCGATTAGATTCAGGAGGGCTTCAGCTGTTCTCTCCCTTGCAGTCACCATCCTGATGGTCTTCTCGGCAGTCAGCTACACCGCAGGGATGCCCCACGAGTACGGCATAGTTAAGGGCGAGAAGGAGGCAGCTGCCTGGCTCATGAACCATGATCCCTCCTACAGGGAAAGGGTCATAGCATCCGACAGGGGCCCCGCCTTCACATGGTACCTGGGAGAATATGTCTTTACCAGAAGGATCCAGCCCCAGCGAAGGGAGCTGAGCCTCAGGTACTTCTATGAACTGAACCCGGACTACTATATATTCTGGACAGGTAAAACCGAGTTACCGGAAGGTTACAGGGTCATATATTCCAGGGACGGGGTTTCCATCGCCAGGAAAATTCGGTAG
- a CDS encoding glycosyltransferase family 4 protein, whose translation MRVINVLMQNYIGGPQVRVVSVAEKLLERGIETVVCAPSSSESPLEEYAMGHGLEFEGFFMPGLRELRGLGDLIRNLIWILSIPVTVLQMIMIIRRTGADVVHVNGVLNFQAAVAGFICRRRVVWHLMSSLYPPLVIRVMMPLVRFIADDIVVIAEGLARYYFPEGDGYTIIYEPVDLERFRPSLYTDRRDSIRESLGLSPSETIAVCIANINPVKGYEHLLRAVPSVLGSVKDFKLLVVGDIPESQRGYYSRLRELVDELGIGGAVTFLGRREDIPEILAASDIFVLPSTAEGTPISILEAMAMGKPIIATDVGAVAEQVTEGRNGFLVPPVSPDELADRIIRVSLDRDLLESMGKASLELVKRFSLEHCVEEHLRIYRS comes from the coding sequence ATGAGGGTCATCAATGTTCTTATGCAGAATTATATAGGCGGACCACAGGTCAGGGTAGTCTCGGTGGCTGAGAAACTCCTTGAGAGGGGAATAGAGACGGTTGTATGCGCACCGTCATCCTCTGAAAGCCCTCTGGAGGAATACGCCATGGGGCACGGCCTTGAGTTTGAGGGTTTCTTCATGCCGGGACTCAGGGAGTTAAGGGGATTGGGGGATCTAATCAGGAACCTTATATGGATTTTAAGCATCCCGGTAACGGTCCTTCAGATGATCATGATAATAAGGAGAACCGGTGCAGATGTGGTCCATGTAAACGGCGTCCTGAATTTCCAGGCTGCTGTGGCAGGATTTATCTGCAGAAGAAGGGTTGTGTGGCACCTTATGAGTTCACTCTACCCACCGCTGGTCATAAGGGTCATGATGCCCCTTGTAAGGTTCATTGCTGATGACATTGTTGTAATTGCAGAGGGACTTGCCAGATACTACTTCCCGGAGGGTGACGGTTATACGATCATATATGAACCCGTGGATCTTGAAAGGTTCAGACCATCCCTCTACACGGATAGACGTGATAGTATCAGAGAATCCCTGGGTTTATCACCCTCAGAAACCATTGCTGTCTGCATTGCCAACATAAACCCGGTCAAGGGTTATGAGCACCTCCTGCGAGCTGTCCCCTCTGTTTTAGGGTCTGTTAAGGATTTCAAATTGCTCGTAGTGGGTGATATCCCTGAAAGCCAGCGAGGCTATTACAGTCGACTCAGGGAACTGGTTGATGAACTTGGAATCGGGGGCGCAGTTACCTTCCTGGGGCGGAGGGAAGATATACCTGAGATACTGGCAGCCTCAGACATCTTCGTCCTGCCTTCAACTGCTGAGGGGACACCCATATCTATACTGGAGGCCATGGCCATGGGTAAACCCATAATAGCGACAGATGTGGGTGCGGTGGCGGAACAGGTCACTGAGGGTAGGAACGGATTCCTCGTGCCCCCTGTTTCTCCGGATGAACTTGCTGATAGGATAATCAGGGTCTCCCTTGACAGGGACCTCCTGGAATCCATGGGGAAGGCGTCCCTGGAGCTGGTGAAAAGGTTTTCACTTGAGCACTGCGTGGAGGAGCACCTCCGCATCTACAGATCATAA
- a CDS encoding histidine kinase dimerization/phosphoacceptor domain -containing protein — protein sequence MRRGNLEWSFLLIAITMTIWAMASSLLYTTTNRYALIFYILSNLAWILLPALFLNFAVVLSADKSPGKFTVIPIVPSFIFIYMLLVGSLIRPGDIHELMSWAGGGRGLFEAYMVGYFAAAVSLIWNHARVATSYRERKMSTLIFIVSSFSLIAGLILTTFISSSIHSINTLGQIVGMVGIAGIAHAIIKYHPPAMSPSLAGESILDKVTDLVILLDATGEIIRLNHRAKKELGLDSPGDWREIVAPEHHQKMRREFEDIMERASSSPGDYHHSPVSLEYVRADGERIPVKLFISLIREGSDAVGYSLVAQDLRHTLRLRDRIEESEKSEELTRMRLHEFRTLNEAIVRINHSNSPEELFRNVMALLNEHLGLSEGAVYLVSDGVLRPMDDGFRVDNPEEILEEMDDAVLVRDDLIAVALKHDNRNLGLMAFRNGHDLDEYELRLLETVGGEAASTLKRIFYEDRLLESLEEKELLLREIHHRVKNNLQVISSLLNLQSSYIDDPGVTAVLRDSQGRIMSMSMIHEKLYRSGNLADIDVRGYLEGLARSIMFSYMRPDQHVDLKFEMDDIRLNVDTIMPLGLIVNELVTNAFKYAFPDGGGEVRVSLRRDGDGFLLTVADDGVGLPDDFNLDSLRSLGMLLVRNLTDQLNGELEYTSNGGTEFRVRFSEIQYRKRF from the coding sequence GTGAGGAGGGGTAATCTGGAGTGGAGCTTCCTCCTCATAGCCATTACAATGACGATCTGGGCAATGGCATCCTCGCTACTCTACACCACCACAAACAGGTATGCACTAATATTCTACATACTCTCAAACCTTGCATGGATTCTTCTGCCAGCCCTGTTCCTGAACTTTGCCGTGGTGCTCTCTGCAGATAAGAGTCCCGGTAAGTTCACTGTTATACCCATAGTACCATCATTCATCTTCATCTACATGCTCCTTGTGGGGTCCCTCATCAGACCAGGGGACATCCATGAACTCATGTCCTGGGCCGGTGGTGGCCGCGGATTATTTGAGGCCTACATGGTGGGTTACTTTGCCGCTGCCGTCTCACTGATATGGAACCATGCCAGGGTGGCGACGTCCTACCGTGAGAGGAAGATGTCCACCCTGATATTCATTGTATCATCCTTCAGCCTCATCGCGGGTCTGATCCTGACCACCTTCATATCATCAAGCATCCACAGCATAAACACCCTGGGACAGATCGTGGGGATGGTTGGAATAGCTGGTATCGCCCATGCAATAATCAAATACCACCCACCGGCCATGAGCCCATCCCTTGCCGGGGAGAGCATACTGGATAAGGTCACGGACCTCGTCATACTCCTGGATGCTACTGGAGAGATTATCCGCCTCAACCATCGGGCCAAAAAAGAGCTTGGCCTGGACTCCCCGGGGGACTGGAGGGAGATCGTTGCACCGGAACATCACCAGAAAATGAGGAGGGAATTTGAGGATATCATGGAGAGGGCCTCATCCTCACCCGGGGACTACCATCACAGCCCGGTGTCCCTGGAATATGTCAGGGCCGATGGTGAGCGGATCCCTGTGAAGCTCTTCATCTCACTCATAAGGGAGGGTTCTGATGCTGTGGGCTATTCCCTGGTTGCCCAGGACCTCCGCCACACTCTGAGGCTTAGAGACAGGATAGAGGAGAGCGAAAAATCCGAGGAACTTACCAGGATGCGCCTGCACGAGTTCAGAACCCTCAATGAAGCTATAGTCAGGATAAACCACAGTAACAGCCCTGAGGAGCTCTTCAGGAATGTCATGGCCCTTCTTAATGAACATCTGGGCCTCTCCGAGGGTGCTGTCTACCTCGTTAGTGATGGTGTCCTGAGGCCCATGGATGATGGTTTCAGGGTTGATAACCCTGAGGAGATCCTTGAAGAAATGGATGATGCCGTGCTGGTGAGGGATGACCTTATAGCGGTGGCACTTAAACATGACAATAGGAACCTGGGTCTCATGGCCTTCAGGAACGGGCATGACCTGGATGAATATGAGCTGAGACTCCTTGAAACGGTGGGTGGTGAGGCTGCATCGACACTGAAGAGGATCTTCTATGAGGATAGGCTGCTGGAATCCCTTGAGGAGAAGGAGCTGCTGCTGAGGGAGATACACCACCGGGTCAAGAACAATCTCCAGGTGATTTCAAGTCTCCTGAACCTTCAGAGCAGCTACATAGATGATCCCGGGGTCACCGCTGTGCTGAGGGACAGCCAGGGACGCATCATGAGCATGTCAATGATACATGAGAAGCTCTACCGTTCAGGTAACCTGGCTGATATTGATGTGAGGGGCTACCTGGAGGGCCTCGCAAGGAGCATAATGTTCTCCTACATGAGGCCGGATCAGCACGTTGACCTCAAGTTTGAGATGGATGATATCAGGCTCAACGTTGACACCATAATGCCCCTGGGACTCATCGTGAATGAACTTGTGACAAACGCCTTCAAGTATGCATTCCCTGATGGTGGTGGCGAGGTGCGTGTCTCACTGAGGCGTGATGGCGATGGATTCCTGCTCACCGTTGCAGATGATGGTGTGGGCCTCCCCGATGACTTCAACCTGGACAGCCTCAGGAGTCTGGGGATGCTCCTTGTAAGGAACCTGACTGATCAGCTGAACGGTGAACTTGAGTACACATCAAATGGGGGCACAGAGTTCAGGGTGAGGTTCTCGGAGATACAGTACAGGAAGAGATTCTAA
- a CDS encoding glycosyltransferase family 2 protein, whose protein sequence is MRTVAVIPAFNEEVAIGSVVLLTGEHVDEVIVVDDGSTDRTAHVAEMAGARVIRHHRNLGKGAALKTGFEAADADVIVTLDADAQHNPAEIPKLVEPILRGEADVVNGSRYLHGRDENTPTYRRVGQKILDRATNISTGLEITDTQSGFRAFSSRSIPHFRFRDPGFVVESEMLADAAEAGLRIVEVEVGVRYDVDGSTRNPITHGVSVLLKIIGDLELKRPLYYFTLPGLIIGVTGAILSLMFIRDYITGLSVNMGPTLVAVMLTLFGTFFIFTGIILDSMRRMIIHYGR, encoded by the coding sequence ATGAGGACAGTCGCAGTCATCCCTGCCTTCAACGAGGAGGTCGCCATAGGCTCAGTTGTGCTGCTCACAGGGGAACACGTCGATGAGGTTATAGTGGTCGATGACGGCTCAACTGACAGGACAGCCCACGTGGCTGAGATGGCAGGCGCAAGGGTCATAAGACACCACAGGAACCTTGGAAAGGGTGCAGCCCTCAAAACAGGATTTGAGGCCGCAGATGCAGATGTAATAGTCACCCTTGACGCTGATGCACAGCACAACCCTGCAGAGATACCAAAACTCGTGGAGCCCATACTGAGGGGGGAGGCCGACGTTGTGAACGGGAGCCGCTACCTCCATGGGAGGGACGAGAACACCCCCACCTACCGCAGGGTGGGCCAGAAGATACTTGACAGGGCCACCAACATATCAACGGGCCTGGAGATAACCGACACCCAGAGCGGCTTCAGGGCCTTCTCATCAAGGAGCATACCCCACTTCAGGTTCAGGGACCCGGGATTCGTGGTTGAAAGCGAGATGCTTGCAGACGCCGCCGAGGCCGGCCTCAGGATAGTGGAGGTGGAGGTCGGAGTGAGATACGATGTTGATGGGTCCACAAGGAACCCCATAACACATGGTGTATCGGTGCTCCTCAAGATCATAGGGGACCTTGAACTCAAGCGCCCCCTCTACTACTTCACACTCCCTGGCCTCATAATAGGGGTCACAGGGGCCATCCTCAGTTTAATGTTCATAAGGGACTACATAACAGGTTTAAGTGTGAACATGGGCCCCACCCTGGTGGCGGTGATGCTCACACTCTTCGGGACATTCTTCATATTTACGGGGATCATCCTCGACTCCATGAGGAGGATGATCATCCACTATGGAAGGTGA